In Chitinophaga oryzae, the sequence ATCAAAAATCTCTCAATTTGTATCACTCCTTTCCGCGACTGGCTTTTTGCAGCTATTTTCTCTATTTTTGGAAAGATCATTTACAGCGCGGGTGAGATATCATTTTATTTTATACTTATTACTGCCCTGGTATGCCAGCATTGCCAACGGGCAACCTGTATATTTCCGTCACTACCAGGTAGAGGATGGACTGGCCAACAATACTGTATTTTCCGTTTTCCAGGATTCCCGGGGCTTTATGTGGTTTGGCACCAAGGAAGGCCTCAACCGCTTCGATGGCGTTACTTTCAGGGCGTTCGATATGAAACAGCAGGGCCAGCAGGATATAAAAGAGTTCGTTTATTGCATCGTTGAAGGAATTCACCGGACATTATGGACAGGTACCCGGAAAGGGCTCTATGAATTTGATCCACGCACAGAAAACTTTTCTTTGCTTGACGGCACCAAAGGCAGAGAGATCCTTGATATTAAATCAGACGGTAAAGGAAAGATATGGTTCACCTCAGACTTACAATTGTATTGTTATGATGAAGGGAGCGGTCAACTGCGTCATTACGGGATGGACTCCCTGAAAATAGCAGCTATCTGTTTAACAGAAACTCAAACATTATGGGCCTGTTCGCTCGATGGGTACCTGTTCCGCTATGACGCGGGGAAGGATACGTTTCATTGCATGAACAGCGTACTCCCGCCCCATGAGCAAAGACCCAACGAAATAAACCGGATTTTCAGCACTGCCTCCGGACAGCTGCTTATCGGCTCCATCCGGGGGCTGACAGCATACGATCCTGAACGCCATACCTACCGTCCGTTGCTGGGCCTTCCGGTACAGAAAAAGCCAGTGTACGTGCGCGACATCCTGGCCTTCTCAAAAGATGAATACTGGATCGCTTCAGAGTCCGGCCTGTACAGCATCAATACAAAAACCGGCCATACGGTGAATATGCGGCAACAGGATGCCAACCCTTATGCTATTTCAGACAACGCTGCCTACACGCTTTACAAGGACAGGGAAGGCGGTATCTGGTGCGGTACATATTTCGGCGGTCTCAACTACTACCACAGCCGCCACAGTTATTTCAAAAAATATTTCCGCAGCAGTGGTTCGTCGGGCCTGAGCGGGAACGCGGTCAGGGAATTATGTGCCGATGGAGAAGGCCATCTGTGGATAGGTACAGAGGATGCAGGACTGAACAGACTGGATATGCATACAGGAGAAGTAACCCGTTTTACTTCTCCTGAAACGGTTTCCTCTACCAACATACATGCCCTGCTGATTGATGGCCATGAGCTATGGGTGGGCACCTTCCAGCAGGGGCTCGATGTGTTGGACCGTCATACCGGCAAACGGCTACGGCACTACAATGCAGCCCCAGCAGTCAACGGGCTGAAGTCCAATTTTATTATCTCCGCCTGCAGAACACAGCACGGGGACATGTTATTTGGCACAAGTCATGGCATTTATCGATATCACCGTCCTACCGACCGTTTTACCCTGGTAAAGGGGTTCCCTGAAAGCATATATGTATTCAGCCTGTATGAAGACGGGATGGGCGTCATCTGGGCGGGCACGATCGGCCACGGCCTGTATTTTCATAACCCCCGGACAGGCGTATCGGGAAATTTCAGCTACGATGCCCGCAACAACCAAAGCCTGAGCAGCAACAGCGTATCCGGCATTTCGGAGGACAGTGAACAGCAGCTGTGGGTATCGACAGAAGGTGGTGGCGTGTGCAGGCTGGACAAAACCCGGCGTCATTTCACCCGGTTCAATACAGGTTCCGGTTTGCCGGGCGATATGGTATATAAAGTATTGGAAGATAAAAACAAGCAGCTCTGGATCAGCACCTCCAAGGGACTGGCGCGTTACAATCCTGCCAGGGATAACTGGAAGATATACACGCAGGCCCATGGCCTGCTCACGGACCAGTTCAATTACAGTTCAGGATACCGGGATGCTTCCGGCACCTTGTATTTTGGCAGTGTAAGAGGGCTGATTAGTTTTAACCCGGATTTTGCGGCAACGGACAAAATCAATCCGGCCGTATACTTCACGAACTTCCAGGTCCACAACCAGGACCTCCCGGCCGGCAGCAGCGCGCTGCGTCAAAACATTTCGTTCACGGACACCATCAGGCTCAAATACGACCAGTCCTCTTTTGCCATCAGCTTTGCCGCGCTCACCTACGTCGCGTCTGACATGACGCCCTATGCCTACCAGCTCGACGGAGCAGACAAAAGCTGGACATATCTGCCGGGCAACCGTAAAGTTTATTACACCAATCTCCCCCCGGGAGACTATACCTTCAGGGTGCGGACGGTCAATAGCGAGGGTGACTGGTTAAACGAGGAAAGGAGATTACTGATCTTAATTTCTCCTCCCTGGTGGCTCAGCCGCACTGCTTACGGGGTTTATCTGTTGTTGGTGTTATCATTAATTTACCTGGGGGTCACCGCTTATCACCGGCGTCAGAAAGAAAAGCATCGGCGAAAGTTAGCGCTTTTCGAACAGGAGAAAGAAAAGGAGATTTACAAAGCAAAAATCGAATTCTTTACAAATGTGGCTCATGAAATCCGGACACCTTTAACGTTAATTAAAGGACCGCTCGAAATGGTGATCGATGACGCCGGTGACCAACCGAAGCTCAGAAAGCGTTTGAAAAGCATAGAACGAAATACGGAACGGCTGGTAGCGCTGACGGACCAGTTACTGGATTTCCGCAAAACAGAAAACCAGGATTTTTCGCTCAGTTTTGTGCAGGTGAATGTGCCCAGGTTGGTACAGGCCAACTACGAGGCGTTTATGCATGCCGCCCAACAGAAGAAGTTATCATTTACGCTTCAATTGCCGGAAAAGAGCTTCCATGCTTTCATTGATACGGAAGCATTTCAAAAGATACTCAGTAACCTGATCGGCAATGCCGTAAAATATGCAGCGGAGAAAGTGGTGATACACGTAGCATCTCCATCTGAGGATGTTTTCCGCATAGCCATCAGTAACGATGGTCCATTGATTCCATGGGCATTCCGGGAAAAAATCTTCGAGCCTTTCTTCCGTGCAGACACCACCCATCAGCCGGGATCGGGCATAGGTTTATCGCTGGCCCGTGTACTTACCCGGCTGCATAATGGAACACTGGAACTGCAACAGGCCGGTGACGGGATGAATCTTTTTGTTCTTTCTCTTCCGGTACATCAGCAAATAGAATTCAAGCTGAATGCTGTACAAAAAAAAAGCACCTGATGCCATGCAACCAACACTGCTGATAGTAGATGACAACAAGGAAATCCTGGAGTTCGTGGATGACATCCTGGGAGGGGATTATCAGATCATCCAGGCGATGAGCGCGCAACAGGCGCTCGAAGTATTGGCTGCCACCTCTATACAGCTGGTGATCAGCGATGTGATGATGCCGGAAACAGATGGTTTTGAACTCTGTAAAATCATTAAGTCGACCCCGGAATACCGCCATATCCCGGTGGTACTGCTTACCGCAAAAAACACCCTGATGTCGAGGATTGAAGGGCTGGAAACCGGTGCAGATGCATATATCGACAAACCTTTTTCTCCACGGCATCTGAAAGTGCAGGTTGCTAACCTGATCACCAACCGCAATATCGTCCGCGACTATTTCGCCAGCGCTCCGCTGCTGCATATTGCCACCGTAGCCGGGAACAAGGCGGACGAGCTGTTCCTGGAGCAGCTGAAAGAGGTTATTTTGCAGCACCTCGACAATCCTCAACTGGATGGCGGGTTCCTTGCAGATGCGCTTAATATGAGCAGGCCTACATTATACCGGAAGATCAAAGCAGTGTCTGATCTGACTATCCACGAGCTGATCAATCAAACCAGGCTGAAGAAGGCGGCGGAATTACTTGCCGAAGGAAAGTACCGGGTGTCCGAAGTTTCCTATATTATGGGATTTAGTTCCCCGAATCATTTTAATCGTGTTTTTTTCAAACAATTTGGCGTATCGCCAACAGGGTATGTAAAAAGGGGCGGACAATCCTGATATCTTTTGTCCGCCCCTGAGATCAACTACTAATAAAAAAACTGTTCGAGAATGATCTGGCCGTCCTTCACTTCATACAGCATGATCTCGTTCAGCTGGACCCTGCCATGCGGTTTCACGGTTATATCCGTCTCCCTCGCCACCGCTATATGATTGCCCGTTACGATCGGAGTACTGGTGTATACGCGGTGCACTGCTTCAATCCGGCTGACGAAGTCCTCTGCTTTTTTCCGCACAGCCGCTTTCCCGGTGGCATCCTGCATGTAAACAGATCTCTCCGGTTCGATGCTCCGCACCTCTTCTGCGAATAATTCATCCTGGATCTCAAACCACTTTTCCTGGGAGGCCAGTTCTTTAAAACGTGCTACTACCTGTTCCGTTGTCAGCACTTTGTCTGCTATCTGTGTCATTGTTTGTTTGTTTTTTAGGGTGATATTTTATGTACCAAAACTACCAACTACCGGCAGTTGTCTACCGGGGTTAAACAGACTTTGTAGCGTGTTGATCTGGACGGGGCCCGTGGATTCCCCTGTTTGTTTTTATTATTATTGTCATTATCTTGGATAATTGTTCAAATTACCTTTAATGAGTTATGGGAAACCTGTAGATGAAACACGCCAGACCGGCACGCCGGCACCGCAGGATGCAGCAGCGCTTGAACCTATCTTTAAAGCGTGTTACGCCCTGTTGCGCGCTTATGCCTGCAAATATGTGACGCGGGAGACGGCGGAAGACATCATCCAGGACGTTTTCATTC encodes:
- a CDS encoding ligand-binding sensor domain-containing protein — its product is MERSFTARVRYHFILYLLLPWYASIANGQPVYFRHYQVEDGLANNTVFSVFQDSRGFMWFGTKEGLNRFDGVTFRAFDMKQQGQQDIKEFVYCIVEGIHRTLWTGTRKGLYEFDPRTENFSLLDGTKGREILDIKSDGKGKIWFTSDLQLYCYDEGSGQLRHYGMDSLKIAAICLTETQTLWACSLDGYLFRYDAGKDTFHCMNSVLPPHEQRPNEINRIFSTASGQLLIGSIRGLTAYDPERHTYRPLLGLPVQKKPVYVRDILAFSKDEYWIASESGLYSINTKTGHTVNMRQQDANPYAISDNAAYTLYKDREGGIWCGTYFGGLNYYHSRHSYFKKYFRSSGSSGLSGNAVRELCADGEGHLWIGTEDAGLNRLDMHTGEVTRFTSPETVSSTNIHALLIDGHELWVGTFQQGLDVLDRHTGKRLRHYNAAPAVNGLKSNFIISACRTQHGDMLFGTSHGIYRYHRPTDRFTLVKGFPESIYVFSLYEDGMGVIWAGTIGHGLYFHNPRTGVSGNFSYDARNNQSLSSNSVSGISEDSEQQLWVSTEGGGVCRLDKTRRHFTRFNTGSGLPGDMVYKVLEDKNKQLWISTSKGLARYNPARDNWKIYTQAHGLLTDQFNYSSGYRDASGTLYFGSVRGLISFNPDFAATDKINPAVYFTNFQVHNQDLPAGSSALRQNISFTDTIRLKYDQSSFAISFAALTYVASDMTPYAYQLDGADKSWTYLPGNRKVYYTNLPPGDYTFRVRTVNSEGDWLNEERRLLILISPPWWLSRTAYGVYLLLVLSLIYLGVTAYHRRQKEKHRRKLALFEQEKEKEIYKAKIEFFTNVAHEIRTPLTLIKGPLEMVIDDAGDQPKLRKRLKSIERNTERLVALTDQLLDFRKTENQDFSLSFVQVNVPRLVQANYEAFMHAAQQKKLSFTLQLPEKSFHAFIDTEAFQKILSNLIGNAVKYAAEKVVIHVASPSEDVFRIAISNDGPLIPWAFREKIFEPFFRADTTHQPGSGIGLSLARVLTRLHNGTLELQQAGDGMNLFVLSLPVHQQIEFKLNAVQKKST
- a CDS encoding response regulator transcription factor; translated protein: MQPTLLIVDDNKEILEFVDDILGGDYQIIQAMSAQQALEVLAATSIQLVISDVMMPETDGFELCKIIKSTPEYRHIPVVLLTAKNTLMSRIEGLETGADAYIDKPFSPRHLKVQVANLITNRNIVRDYFASAPLLHIATVAGNKADELFLEQLKEVILQHLDNPQLDGGFLADALNMSRPTLYRKIKAVSDLTIHELINQTRLKKAAELLAEGKYRVSEVSYIMGFSSPNHFNRVFFKQFGVSPTGYVKRGGQS
- a CDS encoding nuclear transport factor 2 family protein, which encodes MTQIADKVLTTEQVVARFKELASQEKWFEIQDELFAEEVRSIEPERSVYMQDATGKAAVRKKAEDFVSRIEAVHRVYTSTPIVTGNHIAVARETDITVKPHGRVQLNEIMLYEVKDGQIILEQFFY